The following proteins come from a genomic window of Achromobacter sp. AONIH1:
- a CDS encoding SUMF1/EgtB/PvdO family nonheme iron enzyme: MKYRLLARWGVSVLLALPACHAVQAADAPVAKPKWDARFYNPRPADGDIVLPLPCDGGIVFRKVIVPVGGPLADLPIQVGQEGGAYSFVEKSRPAFIAGGFTESSSDKKSKSSYYLMAKYELTISQYQALNTLNGGAAQCPNPEASDGRFPVTNVNWFDALRTAHQYNVWLRQHAKGVLPKEDLISGFVRLPTEVEWEFAARGGIKVNAAEFAEPRYPMPDGKINQYEWFGGTQSSNSKINRIGVLLPNPLGLHDMLGNVSEMTLDAFRLNKFDRQYGSAGSYVIRGSDYMQPESDLRAALRREGNLYDENGEIQEKTVGFRWVIASREMTSAKHVKDLEDSYNKLGDGQVSSDASEKGASAVRELNTLAGTVTDKKLKEQLASLEGKLRASNQQQEEARDQAIRASLNLGAFLCTKLKDDGEHRNFLRDVYKSTCEGGNADATCERRKQLLTNHERRVEGVTQYYASSLVDSAILYGADNLARQVPVLDKMFEQNKQLNGLRPFLVAYWSHQKAYLGNRKIDRAAWLDSCIAVNK, encoded by the coding sequence GTGAAATATAGATTGCTTGCCCGATGGGGCGTTTCAGTGCTGCTGGCGTTGCCGGCATGCCACGCAGTGCAGGCCGCGGATGCACCGGTCGCCAAGCCGAAATGGGATGCGCGCTTCTACAATCCGCGTCCGGCGGACGGCGATATCGTGCTGCCATTGCCGTGCGACGGCGGCATTGTCTTCAGGAAAGTGATCGTCCCGGTAGGCGGGCCGCTGGCCGACCTGCCCATCCAGGTGGGGCAGGAGGGCGGCGCCTACTCTTTCGTGGAAAAGAGCCGCCCGGCGTTCATCGCCGGCGGATTCACTGAAAGCAGCTCGGACAAGAAGTCGAAGTCCAGCTATTACCTGATGGCCAAGTATGAACTGACGATCTCGCAGTATCAGGCCTTGAATACTCTCAATGGTGGCGCTGCGCAGTGTCCAAATCCCGAGGCCTCGGATGGGCGCTTTCCCGTCACCAACGTAAATTGGTTCGACGCCTTGCGCACGGCGCACCAGTACAACGTCTGGCTGCGCCAGCATGCAAAGGGAGTGCTGCCCAAGGAGGATCTGATTTCCGGCTTTGTGCGGCTGCCCACCGAGGTCGAGTGGGAGTTTGCGGCGCGCGGCGGCATCAAGGTCAATGCCGCCGAGTTCGCCGAGCCACGATATCCCATGCCGGACGGGAAGATCAACCAATACGAGTGGTTTGGCGGGACGCAGTCCTCCAACAGCAAGATCAACCGCATCGGCGTGCTACTGCCCAACCCGCTGGGGCTGCACGACATGCTGGGCAACGTTTCCGAAATGACGCTGGACGCGTTCCGGCTCAACAAGTTCGATCGCCAGTACGGCTCCGCAGGCAGCTACGTGATCCGCGGTTCGGACTACATGCAGCCGGAATCGGACCTGCGCGCAGCCTTGCGCCGCGAGGGCAATCTCTATGATGAGAACGGCGAGATCCAGGAGAAGACCGTGGGTTTCCGCTGGGTGATAGCGTCCAGAGAGATGACATCCGCCAAGCACGTCAAGGACCTGGAAGACAGCTACAACAAGTTGGGCGACGGTCAGGTGTCGTCGGATGCATCCGAGAAGGGCGCTTCGGCCGTGAGGGAACTGAACACGCTGGCCGGAACGGTCACGGACAAGAAATTGAAGGAGCAACTGGCCAGCCTGGAAGGCAAGCTGCGTGCCAGCAATCAGCAACAGGAAGAAGCGCGCGACCAGGCTATCCGGGCCAGCCTGAACCTGGGCGCATTCCTGTGCACGAAGCTCAAGGATGACGGCGAACATCGCAATTTCCTGCGTGACGTCTACAAATCCACCTGCGAGGGCGGAAATGCGGATGCCACCTGCGAACGCCGCAAGCAGTTGCTCACGAACCATGAACGCCGGGTGGAAGGCGTGACCCAGTACTACGCCAGCAGCCTGGTCGACTCCGCCATTCTCTATGGCGCGGACAACCTGGCCAGGCAGGTGCCTGTCTTGGACAAGATGTTCGAACAGAACAAGCAGCTCAACGGTCTGCGGCCGTTCCTCGTCGCCTATTGGTCGCATCAGAAGGCATATCTGGGGAACAGGAAAATCGACCGCGCCGCGTGGCTGGATTCGTGTATAGCCGTCAATAAATAA
- a CDS encoding ABC transporter ATP-binding protein yields MLAIDDLRLLRGQGDSAYEVRLPALRMARGDVLAVVGGSGCGKSTLLEGIGLLLKPERVRAYALGENADVAALLGRDDEPALAALRASRIGFVLQTGGLLPYLSVRENILLPRRLLSLPADGERVRHAIEVLSLGRLLEKRPAHLSIGERQRVAVVRALSHDPDVLLADEPTSALDPDNAGKLFQLFIDLARDCGLATLVVSHDWDLVRRFGLPCLEPALQPGLSTFSMRGEL; encoded by the coding sequence ATGCTTGCTATTGATGATTTGCGCCTGCTGCGCGGGCAGGGCGATTCTGCCTACGAAGTCCGTCTGCCAGCCTTGCGCATGGCGCGCGGCGACGTGTTGGCGGTCGTGGGCGGCAGCGGCTGTGGCAAAAGCACTCTGTTGGAAGGCATCGGCTTGCTGTTGAAGCCCGAGCGGGTCCGCGCGTATGCGCTGGGAGAAAACGCCGATGTCGCGGCGCTGCTGGGCCGCGATGACGAGCCCGCCCTGGCAGCCTTGCGCGCATCGCGCATCGGTTTTGTGTTGCAGACCGGCGGCCTGCTGCCGTACCTGTCTGTGCGGGAGAATATTCTGCTGCCTCGCCGCCTGCTCAGTTTGCCGGCGGATGGCGAGCGCGTGCGCCATGCCATCGAGGTGCTGTCTCTGGGGCGGCTGCTGGAAAAGCGACCCGCCCACTTGTCGATCGGCGAACGGCAGCGTGTGGCGGTGGTGCGCGCGCTGTCGCACGATCCGGACGTGCTGTTGGCCGATGAACCGACTTCGGCGCTGGATCCGGACAATGCGGGCAAGCTGTTCCAGTTGTTCATCGACCTGGCGCGAGACTGCGGCTTGGCCACGCTGGTCGTGTCGCATGATTGGGATCTGGTGCGCCGGTTCGGCCTGCCGTGCTTGGAGCCCGCATTGCAGCCTGGACTAAGCACTTTCAGCATGCGCGGGGAATTGTGA
- a CDS encoding tripartite tricarboxylate transporter permease: MEIFNNLMHGFSIAFALDNLMWAAFGVFMGNLIGVLPGMGVLAAISILLPLTYTMTPTAALVMLSGIYYGSQYGGGITSIMLNLPGTASHAVACLDGNPLARNGKAGSALFMLMFSSFFGASIGILAMILFSPLLVDVAFKFGPAEYFSMMMLGLLAGATLAKGSAIKGVAMVVVGLLLGVVGTDVNTGVMRFHFGVLELSDGLQIVALAMGLFGVADFLKNINRLGGDAKVTAAKISMKSMRPEAGDIKQSRGALVRGTAIGAAFGILPGTGPTIASFISYATEKKVARDPRRFGRGAIEGIAAPEAATSASTQTGFIPTMSLGIPGDPVMALMLGALIIHGIQPGPQMMVEHADMFWGLIASFWVGNILLLLLNLPLIGMWVRLLTVPFRYLFPAALFFVCVGVYSTNNNLFDVGMVTLFGVAGYALMRLRFEPAPLLLGFVLGPMVEENFRRALLLSRGELSIFVTRPISLGFVAACVLLICLLMVSAVRQRRRREVSLLAAQDR, translated from the coding sequence ATGGAAATCTTCAACAACCTGATGCACGGGTTCTCCATCGCCTTCGCGCTCGACAACCTGATGTGGGCGGCCTTCGGCGTGTTCATGGGCAACCTGATCGGCGTGCTGCCCGGCATGGGCGTGCTGGCCGCCATCTCCATTCTGCTGCCGCTGACCTACACCATGACGCCGACCGCGGCGCTGGTGATGCTGTCGGGCATCTACTACGGCTCGCAGTATGGCGGCGGCATCACCTCCATCATGCTGAACCTGCCCGGCACGGCCTCGCACGCGGTCGCCTGCCTGGACGGCAATCCGCTGGCGCGCAACGGCAAGGCCGGCTCGGCGCTGTTCATGCTGATGTTCTCGTCGTTCTTCGGCGCCTCGATCGGCATTCTGGCGATGATCCTGTTCTCGCCGCTGCTGGTGGACGTGGCCTTCAAGTTCGGCCCGGCCGAGTACTTCTCGATGATGATGCTGGGCCTGTTGGCCGGCGCCACGCTGGCCAAGGGCTCGGCCATCAAGGGCGTGGCCATGGTGGTGGTGGGACTGTTGCTGGGCGTGGTCGGCACCGACGTCAATACCGGCGTGATGCGCTTTCACTTCGGCGTGCTGGAACTGAGCGACGGGCTGCAGATCGTGGCGCTGGCGATGGGGCTGTTCGGCGTGGCCGACTTCCTGAAGAACATCAACCGGCTGGGCGGCGACGCCAAGGTCACCGCCGCCAAGATCAGCATGAAGTCCATGCGCCCCGAGGCCGGCGACATCAAGCAGTCGCGCGGCGCGCTGGTGCGCGGCACGGCCATCGGCGCGGCCTTCGGCATCCTGCCCGGCACCGGGCCGACCATCGCGTCCTTCATCTCGTATGCCACCGAGAAGAAGGTCGCGCGCGACCCGCGCCGCTTCGGCCGCGGCGCCATCGAAGGCATCGCCGCGCCCGAGGCCGCCACCAGCGCGTCCACGCAGACCGGCTTCATCCCGACCATGAGCCTGGGCATCCCCGGCGATCCGGTCATGGCGCTGATGCTGGGCGCGCTCATCATCCACGGCATCCAGCCCGGACCGCAGATGATGGTCGAGCACGCCGACATGTTCTGGGGGCTGATCGCCAGCTTCTGGGTCGGCAACATCCTGCTGCTGTTGCTGAACCTGCCACTGATCGGCATGTGGGTGCGGCTACTGACGGTGCCGTTCCGCTACCTGTTCCCGGCGGCGCTGTTCTTCGTCTGCGTGGGCGTGTACAGCACCAACAACAACCTGTTCGACGTGGGCATGGTGACGCTGTTCGGCGTGGCCGGCTACGCGCTGATGCGGCTGCGCTTCGAACCCGCGCCGCTGCTGCTGGGCTTCGTGCTGGGACCGATGGTGGAAGAGAACTTCCGCCGCGCGCTGCTGCTGTCGCGCGGCGAACTGTCGATCTTCGTGACGCGCCCCATCAGCCTGGGCTTCGTGGCCGCCTGCGTGCTGCTGATCTGCCTGTTGATGGTCTCGGCGGTGCGGCAGCGGCGGCGTCGGGAAGTGTCGTTGCTGGCGGCGCAAGACCGCTAG
- a CDS encoding ABC transporter permease yields MRAWQIARLAGQDLWHDRLVSLCMIATLVAVIAPLLLLLGLKHGVVSSMQDELARDPRNLEIRMLSSGSYDQAWVDELARRPGAGFVVGMTRSLNTQADFIRSATRFLENVEVLPTSAGDPLLAGMDVSALGGMGVVLSAQAAQRLDVKAKDTLRMRIARRMNGVDQQAVVELGVFAVLPGDAYERPAAFVQPALLRDMEWYRDGFAIASMGAEDGQPVNGARQRFARARIYATDLDAVEGLEQSLIDRRIETSSRLADIRNLKAINHLLTTVFSIISLTAIAGCVAALAGAFLANVRRKRRDIATLRLLGLGGGEIATLLATQAIALTVVAMGAGLTVYFMGSAVFNSVLGVVRSSGQFACRITPAHGVLAFMLALGVAVLASMIGAASAKRIQPAESLREI; encoded by the coding sequence ATGCGCGCATGGCAGATCGCTCGACTGGCAGGCCAGGATCTCTGGCACGACCGCCTCGTCTCCCTGTGCATGATTGCCACGCTGGTGGCGGTGATCGCGCCGCTGCTCCTGTTGCTTGGCTTAAAGCATGGCGTGGTGAGTTCCATGCAGGATGAATTGGCCAGGGATCCGCGCAACCTGGAGATCCGTATGCTCAGCAGCGGCAGCTATGACCAGGCGTGGGTGGATGAACTGGCTCGGCGGCCGGGCGCTGGTTTTGTCGTGGGCATGACGCGCTCGCTGAACACGCAGGCCGATTTCATCCGCTCCGCGACCAGATTCCTCGAGAACGTCGAAGTGCTGCCTACGTCCGCAGGCGATCCCCTGCTGGCTGGCATGGACGTGTCGGCATTGGGCGGCATGGGCGTGGTATTGAGCGCTCAGGCGGCGCAGCGCCTGGATGTCAAGGCGAAGGATACGCTGCGCATGCGGATCGCGCGTCGCATGAACGGAGTGGATCAGCAAGCCGTGGTTGAGCTTGGCGTGTTCGCGGTTCTGCCCGGCGATGCCTATGAACGCCCGGCGGCATTCGTCCAGCCGGCCCTGTTGCGCGACATGGAATGGTATCGGGACGGATTCGCGATCGCCTCCATGGGCGCCGAGGACGGCCAGCCCGTGAATGGCGCACGGCAGCGGTTTGCCCGCGCACGCATCTACGCAACGGATCTAGATGCCGTGGAAGGCCTGGAGCAGAGCCTGATCGACCGGCGCATCGAGACCAGCAGTCGACTGGCCGACATACGCAATCTAAAGGCGATCAACCATCTGTTGACGACGGTGTTCAGCATTATTTCCCTCACTGCGATCGCCGGCTGCGTGGCGGCGCTGGCGGGTGCGTTCCTGGCCAATGTCAGGCGCAAGCGGCGTGATATCGCAACCCTGCGCCTGTTGGGCCTGGGCGGAGGTGAGATTGCAACCCTGCTGGCGACGCAGGCGATCGCGCTCACGGTCGTGGCCATGGGGGCCGGACTGACCGTGTATTTCATGGGGAGCGCCGTGTTCAACAGCGTGCTCGGTGTGGTCAGGTCATCCGGGCAATTCGCCTGCCGGATCACGCCGGCGCATGGCGTGCTGGCGTTCATGCTGGCCCTGGGAGTAGCGGTATTGGCGTCAATGATCGGCGCGGCCAGCGCCAAACGTATTCAACCCGCGGAGAGTCTGCGTGAAATATAG
- a CDS encoding tripartite tricarboxylate transporter TctB family protein, producing the protein MQQQSRAVRREWWAGGAMIALGLGTAIHAASYNVGSLARMGPGMFPMILGVLLALLGAAIVRAGYAPQAADEEAEVDAAPDWRGWGCIIGGLLAFIALGKFGGLVPATLALVFISALGDRQHTVKSAALLSVGVTLLGLAVFSWGLQLQFPLFRWG; encoded by the coding sequence ATGCAGCAACAATCCCGCGCCGTGCGGCGCGAATGGTGGGCCGGAGGCGCGATGATCGCGCTGGGGCTGGGCACCGCCATCCACGCGGCCAGCTACAACGTCGGCTCGCTGGCCCGCATGGGCCCGGGCATGTTCCCGATGATCCTGGGCGTGCTGCTGGCGCTGCTGGGCGCGGCCATCGTGCGGGCCGGCTACGCGCCGCAGGCGGCAGACGAAGAGGCCGAGGTCGACGCGGCGCCGGACTGGCGCGGCTGGGGCTGCATCATCGGCGGACTGCTGGCCTTCATCGCGCTGGGCAAGTTCGGCGGCCTGGTGCCGGCCACGCTGGCGCTGGTGTTCATCTCGGCGCTGGGCGACCGCCAGCACACGGTCAAGAGCGCGGCGCTGCTGTCCGTGGGCGTGACGCTGCTGGGCCTGGCCGTGTTCTCCTGGGGGCTGCAGTTGCAGTTCCCGCTGTTCCGTTGGGGTTGA